The following coding sequences are from one Eleginops maclovinus isolate JMC-PN-2008 ecotype Puerto Natales chromosome 11, JC_Emac_rtc_rv5, whole genome shotgun sequence window:
- the LOC134872198 gene encoding golgin subfamily A member 6-like protein 25 yields the protein MDRRNPQNNRGNPRPFDHVALTDRTYREILCRNGRINGLREFRSAFEQERVSFIHSIHKEKDKVKRLEELLSHIDSGNDQQLKRQFDTIKNCEAEISRLKKNMEAAECQHNQQVDIILARHEVEKGLLSDQSNQGTSDSHASDGPLQLDGETTKLLMRKGDELLECVTVWEQRYSALEETMEAAERQHKQQLDKKVAWYEAQTGKLSDQKHQGRETINLLMSKEEELIQFVKVLLGKNSALKEKMEAGEHQHKQQMDTMVAHQQELSDQSNQANLETLNLLHRREKELLQCEEKFTKNLAEKHQTWESEKQQMETKFKEVSQEKNDLAKENLSWETEFKQVETNLKKVEKQKNHLAKKNKSWERDFKQLKEQKDMFSKDLAQNSETWETKVTLVDTKLKEVTQEKDDLAQQHQSSEKELKEVQAELQMVEDEKKESDKKNLSLEKEVKLKDRKVKQLENDLEEQKEKLTRDLAEKHQSWELFVKRNERHVKQLKIQLEEQKEMFSKDLAQNQDSWETKVNLVETKLKEVTQEKDDLAQQHQNRETELKEVQAEFKTVEDKKNQSWEREVKLMETKVKQFEEQMKEQKGKFSKDMAQKQQSWETKEKKMEEEKKLLEDLSLHMKNKRRGLFSRRRDMEDRDVTLQKMLSKMQEKEMKKESSWGGAEASNTSEETVKTEDASGDSAPAGQQ from the coding sequence ATGGATAGAAGAAACCCCCAGAACAACAGGGGAAACCCCAGGCCATTTGACCATGTAGCATTAACTGACCGAACTTACAGAGAGATCCTCTGCAGAAATGGCCGGATAAACGGCCTGCGTGAGTTTCGCAGCGCATTTGAGCAGGAGAGGGTGAGCTTTATTCACAGtatacacaaagaaaaagacaaggtCAAACGTCTTGAGGAGTTACTGAGTCACATCGACTCAGGGAATGACCAACAGCTGAAAAGGCAATTTGACACCATCAAGAACTGTGAGGCAGAAATCTCACGTCTAAAGAAGAATATGGAAGCTGCAGAGTGTCAACACAATCAGCAGGTGGACATTATTCTAGCAAGACATGAAGTAGAGAAAGGACTACTCTCAGACCAGAGCAACCAGGGAACATCCGACAGCCATGCCAGCGATGGTCCTCTGCAGTTGGATGGAGAGACTACAAAACTGCTGATGAGGAAAGGGGATGAACTCTTAGAGTGTGTGACAGTCTGGGAGCAAAGATACAGCGCTTTGGAGGAGACGATGGAAGCTGCAGAGCGGCAACACAAGCAGCAGCTGGACAAGAAAGTGGCATGGTATGAGGCACAGACAGGAAAGCTCTCAGACCAGAAGCACCAGGGGAGGGAGACCATAAACCTGCTGATGAGCAAAGAGGAAGAACTCATTCAGTTCGTGAAAGTCTTGTTGGGTAAAAACAGCGCTCTGAAGGAGAAGATGGAAGCTGGAGAGCATCAACACAAGCAGCAGATGGACACCATGGTGGCACACCAGCAGGAGCTCTCAGACCAGAGCAACCAGGCCAACCTGGAGACATTAAACCTGCTGcacagaagagagaaagaactCCTTCAGTGCGAGGAAAAGTTCACCAAGAACCTGGCCGAGAAACACCAAACCTGGGAGAGCGAGAAACAACAGATGGAGACAAAATTTAAAGAGGTGTCTCAGGAGAAGAACGACCTGGCCAAGGAAAACTTGAGCTGGGAGACTGAGTTTAAACAGGTGGAGACTAATCTAAAAAAGGTGGAGAAGCAGAAAAATCACCTtgccaagaaaaacaaaagctgggAGAGGGATTTCAAACAGCTGAAAGAGCAGAAGGACATGTTCTCCAAAGATCTGGCCCAGAACTCAGAGACCTGGGAAACCAAGGTTACTTTGGTGGACACCAAATTAAAAGAGGTGACTCAGGAGAAGGACGACCTGGCACAGCAACACCAGAGCAGCGAGAAGGAACTGAAAGAGGTTCAGGCTGAACTACAAATGGTCGAGGATGAGAAAAAGGAATCAGACAAGAAAAACCTGAGCCTGGAGAAGGAAGTGAAACTGAAGGACAGGAAAGTCAAGCAGTTGGAGAACGATTTGGAGGAACAGAAGGAAAAGTTAACCAGAGACCTGGCTGAGAAACACCAGAGCTGGGAGCTGTTTGTCAAACGGAATGAGAGGCATGTCAAGCAGCTGAAGATCCAATTGGAAGAGCAGAAGGAGATGTTCTCCAAAGATCTGGCCCAGAACCAAGACAGCTGGGAAACCAAGGTTAATTTGGTGGAGACCAAATTAAAAGAGGTGACTCAGGAGAAGGACGACCTGGCCCAGCAACACCAGAACCGGGAGACTGAACTGAAAGAGGTTCAGGCCGAATTCAAAACGGTCGAAGATAAGAAGAACCAGAGCTGGGAGAGGGAAGTCAAACTGATGGAGACAAAAGTCAAACAGTTTGAGGAGCAGATGAAGGAGCAGAAGGGAAAGTTCTCCAAAGACATGGCCCAGAAACAGCAAAGCTGGGAGACGAaggagaagaagatggaggaggagaagaaactTCTGGAAGACCTCTCTCTTCACATGAAGAACAAGAGGAGAGGTTTGTTCTCCCGCAGGAGGGACATGGAGGACAGAGACGTCACCTTGCAGAAAATGCTAAGCAAGATGCAagagaaggagatgaagaaggaaTCAAGTTGGGGGGGAGCTGAGGCGAGTAACACCTCAGAGGAGACGGTGAAGACGGAGGACGCTTCTGGTGATTCAGCTCCGGCTGGACAACAGTAA